The following are encoded in a window of Fusobacterium sp. DD2 genomic DNA:
- a CDS encoding M20/M25/M40 family metallo-hydrolase has translation MEKFKEIFSIGEEIYLNPELGFKENHTSNIVENYVKKYLPQVKIEKFAQTGIKFNLPGERKDINVAVIAELDGVFAPSHFHADCKTGAAHNCGHHTQVAIMLHLFRSLVENEEYKNLDFSIGFIFVPAEEYLDLDYRKKLKEDGVITYFGGKAEGMKDGIFDEYDFGICVHAMGGVFPQRSIEVNCDLAGFMYKNYKFKGKAAHAGFAPSAGVNAYSISTLFNVALGMYRQQIDEKYLVRINPVVLHSNMGVNVIPNEITVGTDIRAHSAEYMIKLANQLDNMAKGSAMALGGEVEIETNMGYLPFIQSRYLSTFVKSAYEKFEEIKFCRDETPISAAGDIGDLSYIIPSIQIGYSGFKGTIHGDDFIHEDNEYIFSIFPQFLMSVLKEMSGKIDKSQLYKKSYEEYKKTIDILGGNDEK, from the coding sequence AGGAGAGGAAATCTATTTAAACCCAGAATTAGGATTTAAAGAGAATCATACCTCTAATATAGTAGAAAATTATGTAAAAAAATATCTTCCTCAGGTAAAGATTGAAAAATTTGCTCAAACAGGAATTAAATTCAATCTCCCAGGAGAAAGAAAGGACATCAATGTAGCAGTTATTGCAGAACTTGATGGAGTCTTTGCCCCTAGTCACTTCCATGCAGACTGTAAAACTGGAGCAGCTCACAACTGTGGTCACCACACTCAAGTTGCAATTATGCTTCATCTTTTTAGATCTCTTGTTGAAAATGAAGAGTATAAGAATCTTGATTTCTCAATAGGATTTATTTTTGTCCCTGCTGAAGAGTATTTAGACCTGGATTACAGAAAAAAATTAAAAGAAGATGGAGTTATCACATACTTTGGCGGAAAAGCAGAAGGTATGAAAGATGGCATCTTTGATGAGTATGATTTTGGAATCTGTGTCCATGCTATGGGAGGAGTATTCCCACAAAGAAGTATAGAGGTAAACTGTGATTTAGCTGGATTTATGTATAAAAATTATAAATTTAAGGGAAAGGCAGCTCATGCTGGATTTGCACCATCAGCAGGAGTTAATGCATACAGCATCTCAACTCTTTTTAATGTTGCCCTTGGTATGTATAGACAGCAGATTGATGAAAAATATTTAGTTAGAATAAATCCTGTTGTTCTTCACTCTAATATGGGAGTAAATGTAATTCCAAATGAAATAACTGTTGGAACAGATATAAGAGCTCACTCTGCTGAATATATGATAAAACTTGCAAATCAGCTTGATAATATGGCAAAAGGATCTGCAATGGCTCTTGGTGGAGAGGTTGAAATTGAAACAAATATGGGATATCTGCCATTTATTCAATCAAGATATCTGTCAACATTTGTAAAATCAGCTTATGAAAAATTTGAAGAAATAAAATTCTGTAGAGATGAAACACCTATCAGTGCAGCAGGTGATATTGGAGACCTTTCATATATTATTCCATCTATTCAGATTGGTTATAGTGGATTTAAAGGAACTATCCATGGAGACGATTTTATCCACGAAGACAATGAGTATATCTTCTCTATATTCCCACAATTTCTAATGAGTGTATTAAAAGAGATGAGTGGAAAAATTGATAAATCACAACTTTATAAAAAAAGTTATGAAGAGTATAAAAAAACTATAGATATCTTAGGAGGAAACGATGAAAAATAA
- a CDS encoding DUF3100 domain-containing protein, with protein sequence MKNKNLPYLIIFSVIVIFAAEMIGFRAITFGKFKIGLLPLLFALIITMVLAIKCFRKGILKKIYAEENVNFAGKYLIIIMLPLMAKYGADVAPKLKDILSIGWIFLIQELGNVGTVVIGLPVAIAIGLRREAIGSTLGLGREGELAYISEKYTLNSDEGRGVLSMYIFGTLFGAIFFSVAAPIFLELGYRIEALAIASGMGSASMMTAASSSLAAVFPEKAETIRAYAAASQLLTSFIGTFTMVFVAVPLQRFMYRKLTGGKKND encoded by the coding sequence ATGAAAAATAAGAATCTGCCTTACCTTATTATCTTCTCTGTAATAGTTATATTTGCAGCTGAGATGATAGGATTTAGAGCTATCACTTTTGGAAAATTCAAAATTGGACTTTTGCCTTTACTATTTGCACTTATCATCACTATGGTTCTTGCAATTAAATGCTTCAGAAAAGGGATATTAAAAAAGATTTATGCTGAGGAAAATGTAAATTTTGCTGGAAAATATCTGATTATTATAATGCTGCCACTTATGGCTAAATATGGTGCTGACGTTGCTCCAAAACTTAAGGATATCCTTTCAATAGGTTGGATCTTCCTTATTCAGGAGCTTGGAAATGTTGGAACAGTTGTAATAGGGCTTCCTGTTGCTATTGCAATTGGACTGAGAAGAGAGGCTATTGGGTCAACTCTTGGTCTTGGAAGAGAGGGAGAGCTTGCATATATCTCTGAAAAATACACTTTAAACTCAGATGAAGGACGTGGAGTTCTTTCAATGTATATCTTTGGTACTCTGTTTGGAGCTATTTTCTTCAGTGTTGCTGCTCCAATATTCTTAGAACTTGGTTACAGAATAGAGGCTCTTGCTATAGCTTCAGGAATGGGTTCTGCAAGTATGATGACTGCTGCAAGTTCATCTCTTGCTGCTGTATTCCCTGAGAAAGCTGAAACAATTAGAGCTTATGCTGCTGCAAGTCAGCTCCTTACAAGTTTTATAGGAACATTTACAATGGTCTTTGTAGCAGTACCTCTTCAAAGATTTATGTATAGAAAATTAACTGGAGGTAAAAAGAATGACTAA
- a CDS encoding bile acid:sodium symporter family protein gives MGKYFVLLILTMAIIAMVFPAPFLLALKVKVFSQSLITIGLGIIMFIMGITLKKEDLQIVFTRPKDILIGCVAQFTIMPLVAYFLAKAFNLPPALAVGLILLGTCPGGTASNVMTYLAKGDIAISIGMTTVSTLLAPLLTPALTYALAGQWVEINVLKMVFDIVKIVIIPITSGILLRHFFESHIEKYKNILVIVPIITIVMIMGLCVAPNKLNLLNASISLILAVCFHNWIGFGLGYLVGALTNMNNEKKKALSIEVGLQNSGLALGLATQFTNPLTVLPATLATVIHQLSGSILASMFAKGFALTKKEKAQVEL, from the coding sequence ATGGGAAAGTATTTTGTTCTTCTTATCTTAACTATGGCAATCATAGCTATGGTATTTCCAGCTCCTTTCTTATTAGCTTTAAAAGTAAAGGTATTTAGTCAATCACTTATTACTATAGGATTGGGAATAATCATGTTTATTATGGGAATTACTCTTAAAAAAGAGGATTTACAAATTGTTTTCACAAGACCTAAAGATATTCTGATTGGGTGTGTAGCACAATTTACAATTATGCCATTAGTAGCATATTTCCTTGCAAAAGCATTTAATCTGCCTCCTGCTTTAGCTGTTGGGCTTATCCTACTTGGAACTTGCCCTGGAGGAACTGCAAGCAATGTAATGACATATTTAGCTAAAGGAGATATCGCTATTTCAATAGGAATGACAACTGTATCTACTCTTCTTGCTCCACTATTAACTCCAGCACTTACCTATGCTTTAGCAGGACAATGGGTTGAAATTAATGTTTTAAAAATGGTTTTCGACATTGTAAAAATAGTAATTATCCCTATTACTTCAGGAATTTTATTGAGACATTTTTTTGAGTCACATATTGAAAAATATAAAAATATTCTAGTTATAGTACCTATCATCACTATCGTCATGATTATGGGACTTTGTGTAGCTCCAAATAAACTTAATCTATTAAATGCAAGTATTTCTCTTATTTTAGCTGTATGTTTTCATAACTGGATTGGATTTGGACTTGGATATTTAGTCGGAGCATTAACAAATATGAATAACGAAAAGAAAAAAGCTCTATCTATAGAGGTTGGTCTTCAAAACTCAGGTCTGGCTTTAGGATTAGCTACACAATTTACTAATCCTCTTACAGTACTTCCAGCAACTCTTGCCACTGTTATTCATCAATTATCAGGTTCTATTTTGGCAAGTATGTTTGCTAAAGGTTTTGCACTGACGAAGAAAGAAAAAGCACAAGTTGAACTGTAA
- a CDS encoding iron-containing alcohol dehydrogenase family protein — translation MKNVFLPNYSIGEDIYSEVPKIASSYGKKIVFIGGKTALEKAAHLVKEEVEKVGFKVLDILWYGGEAAYENVDMLKENTNVQEADIIFSFGGGKALDTCKILTGQLNKTLFAFPTIASTCASITGVCAVYKPDGIFHGLYWRGKPAEHTFINTKIISEAPQKYLWAGIGDTLAKGFEPEFSARGKQLDYYNSLGVKMSMLCYNPLVTYGEEALEDCKNNKVSSALEEVILSIIVNTGLVSNHVINDYNSCVAHAICYGFTTLPKVEHNHLHGEIVSYGVLVQLMLDGKYETIDELLPFYKKINLPTSYKWFGVDSNDIKQVVTKAVSVNDVKVAAFTITEENLTAAINNLEKYVPNK, via the coding sequence ATGAAAAATGTATTTTTACCTAATTATAGTATCGGAGAAGATATTTACTCAGAAGTACCTAAGATAGCTTCATCTTATGGTAAAAAGATAGTCTTTATCGGTGGAAAAACCGCTTTAGAAAAAGCTGCACATCTTGTAAAAGAAGAGGTTGAAAAAGTAGGTTTTAAAGTTCTTGATATCTTATGGTATGGTGGAGAAGCTGCTTATGAAAATGTAGATATGTTAAAAGAAAATACAAATGTCCAAGAGGCTGATATTATCTTTTCTTTTGGTGGGGGAAAAGCCCTTGATACTTGTAAAATTTTAACTGGCCAATTGAATAAAACTCTTTTTGCTTTCCCAACTATTGCCTCTACATGTGCAAGCATTACTGGTGTTTGTGCTGTGTATAAACCTGATGGTATATTTCATGGACTATATTGGAGAGGAAAACCTGCTGAACATACTTTCATTAATACTAAAATTATTTCTGAAGCTCCTCAAAAATATTTGTGGGCAGGAATTGGTGATACTTTAGCTAAAGGATTCGAACCTGAGTTCTCAGCACGGGGAAAACAACTTGATTATTACAACTCTCTAGGAGTAAAAATGTCTATGCTTTGTTATAATCCTTTAGTTACATACGGTGAGGAAGCACTTGAAGATTGTAAAAATAATAAAGTTTCTTCCGCTTTGGAAGAAGTAATATTGTCAATAATTGTAAATACAGGACTTGTTTCAAATCATGTTATTAACGATTACAACAGCTGTGTTGCCCATGCAATATGTTATGGATTTACTACATTACCTAAAGTTGAACACAACCATTTACATGGAGAAATAGTATCTTATGGAGTCCTTGTTCAGCTTATGTTAGATGGTAAATATGAGACTATTGATGAACTGCTTCCATTTTATAAGAAAATCAATTTACCAACTTCTTATAAGTGGTTTGGAGTTGATAGCAATGATATTAAACAGGTTGTTACAAAAGCTGTTTCTGTAAATGATGTTAAAGTGGCTGCTTTTACAATTACAGAAGAGAACTTAACAGCTGCAATAAATAATTTAGAAAAATATGTACCTAATAAATAA